From Candidatus Pedobacter colombiensis, one genomic window encodes:
- a CDS encoding peptide MFS transporter, which translates to MARQMSLEEIQNFEGKYPKQLWALFFSEMWERFCFYGMRGMLTYFMVTQLFMKDVDANLQYGATQAFVYAFTFIGGLFADKILGFRKSLFWGGILMIVGSGILAYDPHQFFFLGISFTVVGTGFFKPNISTMVGKLYKADDARRDAGFSVFYAGINIGALLGGYACITIGKEYSWHLAFGLAAIVMTISLITFLFTQKKLGPIGLPPGNDEEVTDVALTGIDDKVPSQPAVIHRKAANKKWYDYAVYAGSLAIIPVIMIMVAKTQYTDWFMYIIGPVTLLYIIFEMTRYGWAERKKLIAALIFILFSILFWAFFEQSGGSLSLFAARNLNNNLLGVIKLDPNGVNNSANSFFVIIFAFLFSLIWIGLAKKKIEPNTVIKFGLGFLFLAGSFFTFYMTRFFANAQGIASLDVFTAAYLVMTFGELCLSPIGLSIMTKLSPVKLQGVMMGMWFLASAYGQYVAGLLGAGLAQASEHDTPLQKLMSYTEGYKQLGIYALIAGVILIVISPLVKKLMQEVK; encoded by the coding sequence ATGGCCAGACAAATGTCATTAGAAGAGATTCAGAACTTTGAGGGTAAATATCCAAAACAGCTTTGGGCACTCTTCTTTTCTGAAATGTGGGAGCGTTTCTGCTTCTATGGAATGCGGGGAATGCTGACCTACTTCATGGTTACCCAATTATTTATGAAGGATGTGGATGCAAACCTGCAATACGGTGCAACACAAGCCTTTGTTTATGCATTTACTTTTATTGGAGGCTTGTTTGCCGATAAAATACTCGGGTTCAGAAAATCACTATTCTGGGGTGGTATTTTAATGATTGTCGGAAGTGGCATTTTAGCCTACGACCCACATCAATTCTTTTTCCTCGGGATCAGTTTTACCGTTGTAGGTACAGGTTTTTTTAAACCCAATATCTCTACAATGGTTGGGAAGCTATATAAAGCAGATGATGCCCGTAGAGACGCAGGTTTCTCGGTATTCTATGCAGGTATAAACATTGGTGCTTTATTGGGGGGCTATGCCTGTATAACTATTGGTAAGGAATACTCCTGGCACCTGGCATTTGGACTTGCAGCAATTGTAATGACCATCAGTCTGATCACTTTCCTTTTCACGCAAAAAAAATTAGGTCCTATTGGCTTGCCTCCAGGAAATGATGAAGAAGTAACTGATGTTGCACTGACCGGCATAGATGATAAAGTACCAAGCCAACCCGCAGTTATACATCGCAAAGCGGCCAACAAAAAATGGTACGATTACGCTGTATATGCAGGCTCGCTGGCCATTATCCCGGTAATCATGATCATGGTTGCTAAAACACAATATACAGATTGGTTTATGTATATCATTGGCCCAGTAACATTGTTATATATCATTTTTGAAATGACCAGATATGGATGGGCAGAACGCAAGAAATTAATTGCCGCATTAATCTTCATCCTGTTCTCTATATTATTCTGGGCATTTTTTGAGCAGTCCGGAGGCTCTTTAAGCCTATTCGCTGCACGAAACTTAAACAACAACCTACTTGGCGTCATAAAACTAGATCCAAATGGTGTTAACAACTCGGCAAACTCCTTTTTTGTGATCATTTTTGCCTTCTTATTCAGCCTAATCTGGATTGGACTGGCAAAGAAAAAAATTGAACCAAATACGGTTATAAAATTTGGACTTGGCTTTTTATTTCTGGCAGGTTCTTTCTTTACTTTCTACATGACCAGATTTTTCGCGAATGCCCAGGGTATTGCCTCACTTGATGTGTTTACCGCCGCCTACCTGGTGATGACCTTTGGAGAGCTTTGTCTTTCTCCTATCGGTCTTTCTATTATGACTAAATTATCTCCGGTAAAATTACAGGGTGTAATGATGGGTATGTGGTTCCTGGCAAGTGCTTATGGTCAATATGTTGCTGGTTTACTTGGTGCAGGACTGGCTCAAGCCAGTGAACATGACACGCCATTACAGAAACTAATGAGCTATACAGAAGGATACAAACAACTAGGCATTTATGCTTTAATTGCCGGTGTTATCCTGATTGTAATTTCTCCGCTTGTAAAAAAACTGATGCAGGAAGTAAAATAA